One genomic segment of Stigmatopora argus isolate UIUO_Sarg chromosome 18, RoL_Sarg_1.0, whole genome shotgun sequence includes these proteins:
- the med27 gene encoding mediator of RNA polymerase II transcription subunit 27 isoform X2, which produces MADVVSVGVNLDAFSHAISGIQALRSSVSRVFESLKDGMKNRETLEGREKTFLAVFQDNLQAVNRDLNELERLSGLVGRPSESHPLHNSGLLSLDPVQDKTPLYSQLLQAYKWSNKLQYHAGLASSLLNQQSLKRSANQMGASAKRRPKVQPNTLVLPPQYVDDVISRIGRMFPDMSIELFRPNGSSAVLLVTLGKVLKALVVMRSLFIDRTLVRGFHEDIYERGGKKLDIWSKSQHLVFRKVTDHATTALLHYQLPQMPDVVVRSFMMESD; this is translated from the exons ATGGCCGACGTGGTGAGCGTCGGCGTCAACTTGGATGCCTTTTCTCATGCCATCAGCGGGATCCAGGCGCTCCGCTCCAGCGTCAgtcgggtcttcgagtcccTCAAAGACGGCATGAAGAACCGTGAGACGTTAGAAGGCCGGGAAAAGACATTCCTCGCCGTTTTCCAGGACAACCTACAGGCCGTCAACAGGGACCTCAA CGAGCTGGAGCGTCTGAGCGGTCTCGTGGGCCGCCCCTCCGAATCGCACCCTTTGCACAACAGCGGCCTACTCAGCCTGGATCCGGTTCAGGACAAGACACCGCTGTACTCACAGCTGCTACAAGCCTACAAGTGGTCCAACAAG CTGCAGTACCACGCCGGACTAGCATCCAGTTTGCTGAATCAGCAGTCCCTCAAACGCTCAGCCAATCAAATGGGTGCCTCGGCCAAGCGCCGGCCGAAAGTTCAGCCTAACACACTGGTGCTCCCCCCACA GTATGTGGACGACGTGATCTCACGCATCGGCCGAATGTTCCCCGACATGAGCATCGAACTCTTCCGTCCCAACGGATCGTCCGCGGTGCTGCTG GTGACGCTGGGCAAGGTGCTTAAGGCGCTAGTGGTCATGCGCTCGCTCTTCATCGACCGAACGTTGGTGCGTGGCTTCCACGAGGACATATACGAGCGCGGCGGGAAGAAG CTGGATATTTGGAGCAAGTCGCAGCATCTGGTCTTCCGGAAG GTAACGGACCACGCCACCACCGCACTGCTCCACTACCAGCTACCGCAGATGCCAGACGTGGTTGTAAGATCTTTCATG